In Arcanobacterium wilhelmae, the following are encoded in one genomic region:
- a CDS encoding biotin transporter BioY yields MTTKTATIVANPLRIQALPLAQSAALVIAGAAVIALASQVKIPVGPVPITLQTLVIPLLALAFGLRRGVTTTLVYIGVGLAGAPVFAGGAGGTSILAGATFGYLIGMVAQAAIVGAMSDRAVTTGWRYAAGMCAAFVAPFVPGLIWLAVFMGNAATFTGVLAAGLLPFIPGELIKAAIVTGSLPTLRALGRLAR; encoded by the coding sequence ATGACCACGAAAACGGCAACTATCGTCGCGAACCCGCTGCGCATTCAGGCCCTCCCGCTTGCTCAATCCGCAGCCCTCGTGATCGCGGGCGCGGCCGTGATTGCTCTCGCCTCACAGGTGAAGATCCCAGTTGGCCCTGTGCCGATCACGCTGCAGACTCTTGTCATTCCACTCCTTGCCCTTGCTTTTGGCCTCAGGCGCGGCGTTACCACCACACTCGTTTACATCGGCGTTGGCCTGGCGGGCGCGCCGGTCTTCGCAGGCGGCGCCGGTGGCACCTCGATTCTCGCTGGCGCAACTTTCGGCTACCTCATCGGCATGGTGGCACAGGCGGCGATCGTCGGCGCGATGTCGGATCGCGCGGTCACAACAGGTTGGCGTTACGCAGCTGGAATGTGTGCCGCGTTCGTGGCGCCGTTCGTTCCCGGGCTGATCTGGCTCGCTGTCTTCATGGGTAACGCAGCCACCTTCACCGGAGTGCTTGCCGCCGGCCTGCTCCCATTCATTCCGGGGGAGCTCATCAAGGCCGCGATCGTCACGGGCTCGCTGCCTACTCTTCGCGCGCTCGGCCGTCTCGCCCGCTAG
- a CDS encoding DUF3263 domain-containing protein produces MNEREDQRSATEPAEPTEPAEPAGLTKAELQILEFEKSWRKIARVKEVAIRETFQIAPFEYYLCLGRVLDNPASFAAEPQLVGRLRELQWKKMRERTSGTGAVGRPAPDAAPIDGLDVEG; encoded by the coding sequence ATGAACGAACGCGAGGATCAACGAAGCGCGACCGAACCGGCTGAACCGACCGAGCCAGCCGAGCCAGCAGGTCTGACCAAGGCCGAACTTCAGATCCTCGAGTTTGAAAAGTCGTGGCGAAAGATCGCGCGCGTCAAAGAGGTGGCGATCCGCGAAACGTTCCAAATCGCGCCGTTTGAATACTATCTGTGCCTCGGGCGTGTGCTGGATAATCCGGCGTCGTTTGCCGCGGAGCCTCAACTGGTGGGCCGCCTACGCGAGCTCCAGTGGAAGAAGATGCGCGAGCGTACATCCGGTACTGGCGCTGTCGGGCGGCCTGCGCCAGACGCGGCGCCAATTGACGGGCTGGACGTCGAGGGCTAA
- a CDS encoding LytR C-terminal domain-containing protein yields MNDFPQDEFDKLASERGSLGAHRAPTSSRKKWWLALLAVVIVMPLLGVAFGYFYSTQQAAPVQSVVSTPASQAPSAQASAPASLAPAEQSSAAPSVAESSPSPAESSAPADVNKAASVMLLNGKGVKGYAAQQQKALAADGFTNIEIGNYAKGTPAGTTVFYRDASLKSTADAVAAKFGGEAVESAAAVGAGGQIVVVLR; encoded by the coding sequence GTGAACGATTTTCCTCAAGACGAATTCGACAAGCTTGCGTCCGAGCGTGGCTCGCTGGGTGCTCACCGTGCGCCCACGTCGTCGCGTAAGAAGTGGTGGTTGGCGTTGCTCGCAGTGGTTATCGTGATGCCGCTGCTGGGTGTTGCGTTTGGGTATTTCTATTCGACCCAGCAGGCCGCCCCGGTTCAGTCCGTTGTCTCTACACCGGCGTCGCAGGCGCCGTCCGCGCAGGCTTCTGCTCCGGCGTCGCTGGCTCCTGCCGAGCAGTCGAGCGCGGCTCCGAGCGTTGCTGAGTCGTCGCCGTCGCCGGCTGAATCCTCGGCCCCCGCCGACGTGAACAAGGCGGCGTCGGTGATGCTGCTGAACGGCAAGGGTGTCAAGGGTTACGCGGCGCAGCAACAGAAGGCGCTTGCGGCTGACGGTTTCACGAACATTGAGATTGGCAACTATGCGAAGGGTACGCCGGCGGGCACCACGGTCTTCTATCGCGACGCGTCGCTGAAGTCCACGGCGGATGCTGTGGCGGCGAAGTTCGGCGGTGAGGCTGTCGAGTCGGCAGCGGCGGTTGGCGCTGGCGGCCAGATCGTTGTGGTTTTGCGCTAG
- the groL gene encoding chaperonin GroEL (60 kDa chaperone family; promotes refolding of misfolded polypeptides especially under stressful conditions; forms two stacked rings of heptamers to form a barrel-shaped 14mer; ends can be capped by GroES; misfolded proteins enter the barrel where they are refolded when GroES binds): protein MSKIIAFDEDARRGMERGLNLLANTVKVTLGPKGRNVVLDKKWGAPTITNDGVSIAKEIELEDPYERIGAELVKEVAKKTDDVAGDGTTTATVLAQALVKEGLRNVVAGANPIALRKGIDKAVAAVVAKLHENGKEIETKEEIAATAAISAGDPEIGALIAEALDKVGKEGVVTVEESNTFGTELEITEGMSFDKGYLSPYFVTDAERQEAVLEDAYVLLVESKISNIKDMLPLLEKVMQSGKPLVIIAEDIEGEALATLVVNKIRGTFKSAAVKAPGFGDRRKEMLQDMAVLTGATVISETVGLKLENADLSMLGNARKVVLTKDNTTIVDGAGSKEDLEGRVAVIKAQIEKSTSDYDREKLMERLAKLSGGVAVIKSGAATEVELKERKHRIEDAIRNAKAAVEEGIISGGGVALIHAADQALEGIELEGDEAVGAQIVRVAASAPLKQIAENAGLEGGVVAEKVRNLPTGHGLNAATGEYEDLLAAGINDPVKVTRSALQNAASIAGLFLTTEAVVADKPEPPAPAAPGGDDMGGMY from the coding sequence ATGTCGAAGATCATCGCTTTTGATGAGGATGCTCGCCGTGGCATGGAGCGTGGCCTGAACCTGCTCGCAAACACGGTGAAGGTCACGCTGGGCCCCAAGGGCCGCAACGTTGTTCTGGATAAGAAGTGGGGCGCTCCCACGATCACGAACGACGGTGTGTCGATCGCGAAGGAAATTGAGCTCGAGGATCCCTACGAGCGCATCGGCGCTGAGCTGGTGAAGGAAGTCGCGAAGAAGACCGATGATGTTGCTGGCGACGGCACCACCACCGCTACCGTTCTCGCTCAGGCTCTCGTAAAGGAAGGCCTGCGCAACGTGGTTGCGGGCGCCAACCCGATCGCGCTTCGCAAGGGCATCGACAAGGCTGTTGCCGCCGTCGTTGCGAAGCTGCACGAGAACGGCAAGGAGATCGAAACGAAGGAAGAGATCGCCGCTACTGCAGCGATTTCGGCCGGCGATCCGGAAATCGGCGCGCTGATCGCCGAGGCTCTGGATAAGGTCGGCAAGGAAGGCGTTGTGACGGTTGAAGAGTCCAACACCTTCGGCACCGAGCTGGAGATTACCGAGGGTATGTCCTTCGATAAGGGCTACCTCTCGCCGTACTTCGTCACGGACGCCGAGCGCCAGGAGGCAGTGCTCGAGGATGCTTACGTGCTCCTCGTCGAGTCGAAGATCTCGAACATCAAGGACATGCTCCCGCTGCTCGAGAAGGTCATGCAGTCGGGCAAGCCGCTTGTGATCATCGCTGAGGATATCGAGGGTGAGGCTCTCGCGACCCTCGTGGTGAACAAGATCCGCGGCACGTTCAAGTCGGCTGCCGTGAAGGCTCCGGGCTTCGGCGATCGCCGTAAGGAGATGCTGCAGGATATGGCAGTGCTTACCGGCGCAACCGTGATTTCTGAGACCGTTGGCCTCAAGCTCGAGAACGCCGATCTGTCCATGCTGGGCAACGCCCGTAAGGTTGTCCTCACGAAGGACAACACCACGATTGTGGACGGCGCTGGCTCGAAGGAAGATCTTGAGGGCCGCGTGGCCGTGATCAAGGCGCAGATTGAGAAGTCCACCTCGGATTACGATCGTGAGAAGCTCATGGAGCGCCTCGCGAAGCTTTCCGGTGGCGTGGCTGTGATCAAGTCGGGTGCCGCTACGGAGGTCGAGCTCAAGGAGCGCAAGCACCGTATTGAGGATGCGATCCGCAACGCGAAGGCTGCTGTGGAAGAAGGCATCATTTCCGGCGGCGGCGTGGCCCTGATTCACGCTGCTGACCAGGCACTTGAGGGCATCGAGCTCGAGGGCGATGAGGCTGTTGGTGCGCAGATCGTGCGCGTGGCGGCGTCGGCTCCGCTCAAGCAGATCGCCGAGAACGCTGGCCTGGAGGGCGGCGTCGTCGCGGAGAAGGTGCGCAATCTGCCTACCGGCCACGGCCTGAACGCTGCAACCGGCGAGTACGAGGATCTCCTCGCCGCTGGCATCAACGATCCGGTGAAGGTCACCCGCTCGGCGCTGCAGAACGCTGCATCGATCGCCGGCCTGTTCCTCACCACCGAGGCTGTTGTTGCTGACAAGCCGGAGCCGCCGGCCCCGGCCGCTCCGGGTGGCGATGACATGGGCGGCATGTACTGA
- a CDS encoding SDR family NAD(P)-dependent oxidoreductase, with protein sequence MENFRGKRALITGGTSGLGLEFARQLARRGLDIVLVARNVARLEEARGEIEALGSTVETLSADLSTPDGVRAVSARLAGDPEIDFFVNNAGAGLYTRLAQADFSQFREGLQVMALAPMELGGVAAARMKERGRGVIVNTVSMAAVAPMGSYSTVKGALKIWSDSLAIELQGSGVQVVTFMPGWVHTEFHARTGVSNSSIPGFLWMDAPAVVAAALADVDSGRSLSIPSKRYKVLGFLAQHAPRALVAKAVRKLNKGRR encoded by the coding sequence GTGGAGAATTTTCGTGGAAAGCGCGCCCTGATCACCGGGGGAACGTCGGGCTTGGGGCTCGAGTTCGCCCGCCAGCTCGCACGGCGCGGCCTGGATATCGTGCTGGTGGCGCGCAATGTGGCGCGCTTGGAGGAGGCGCGCGGCGAAATTGAGGCGCTGGGAAGCACGGTGGAAACGTTGAGCGCGGATCTTTCCACTCCCGACGGCGTTCGTGCGGTTTCTGCGCGGCTCGCAGGGGATCCCGAGATTGATTTTTTTGTGAATAATGCGGGCGCTGGTTTGTATACGCGGCTCGCGCAGGCGGATTTTTCGCAGTTCCGCGAGGGGCTGCAGGTGATGGCTCTCGCTCCGATGGAGCTGGGTGGCGTTGCGGCGGCCCGGATGAAAGAACGTGGGCGTGGAGTGATCGTGAATACGGTGTCGATGGCCGCGGTTGCGCCGATGGGCTCGTATTCCACGGTCAAAGGTGCGCTCAAGATTTGGTCTGATTCTTTGGCGATCGAGCTTCAGGGCAGCGGCGTCCAGGTGGTCACTTTCATGCCGGGCTGGGTGCACACCGAGTTCCATGCGCGCACCGGCGTCTCGAATTCGTCGATCCCCGGGTTCTTGTGGATGGATGCGCCAGCCGTCGTCGCGGCCGCTCTGGCAGACGTCGACTCCGGCCGTTCGCTGTCAATCCCATCGAAACGTTACAAGGTGCTCGGTTTTCTTGCCCAGCATGCGCCACGCGCGCTGGTGGCGAAGGCCGTGCGGAAGCTGAATAAGGGGCGTCGATGA